A genome region from Hevea brasiliensis isolate MT/VB/25A 57/8 chromosome 9, ASM3005281v1, whole genome shotgun sequence includes the following:
- the LOC110672165 gene encoding uncharacterized protein At4g26450 isoform X2, whose amino-acid sequence MHARHRSPGNGYRSSSMGMGASRISPDSSARGHGFYNSEYRSFNNRGFGRGQGHPKTFQQPPQPPPRKGDILMEAGRLAAEYLVSKGLLPQNALSGKWQNGSLRKQAGDYQDFRVQEDLTQEGRTSAHSRLGSVGSDAGAGRRRYSDDFNSRSHVRGRRKGEYYHRSYSSEWGREYGRSGSWSDRNRMSLDMEGPDDSISGNYEEHQVGEDVGDGKFGQSASALETEEATDIESGAEFNNADEMGSKASSFSNGKDETDGEPSKVSDDLTNLNSGNEEMDYDHGHETETQSISEDLTIQPCAVEGDLSSKHGSDLLTFCKFVKVPTRTRSALTYRSPQVDQVPNKEEENASDIGPPKESEVSVPDGTLDFSTADSLPNMTRDSKCDPEMSKLVSAHSNEDIREVGPPYGSGQGKCMRSQSFPERAFKCDSEQESSQGIAGFGRSTSVKERGEKRTAEDDMNGESKKTREWLPSLVSTAHDHLHLSNLSQNQDSSQAGNASPDHPMIVAVTRDNLVNSHQFPKSGGEPSADYAQEKQLFPSSFKICDLNLMEAADMNDYHCNDPVLVYPSMPAIKEEAARVDIDLSISNANNGKHIEVIDLENDSSLEDKAFDNSQRKETTFTGTEGFPNNAQNAGDISEVPDSYDGLMISEFLNTFSNCNSVREDINPLQNEMSLHNGEGNLGDDDSIYMSLGEIPLSMPDI is encoded by the exons ATGCATGCTAGGCACCGAAGTCCTGGAAATGGTTACAGGTCTAGTTCTATGGGGATGGGTGCCTCAAGGATATCCCCAGATAGTTCAGCCAGAGGCCATGGGTTTTACAATTCTGAGTACAGAAGCTTCAATAATCGTGGCTTTGGCCGTGGCCAGGGCCATCCCAAAACTTTTCAACAGCCACCCCAGCCACCACCACGCAAAGGAGACATTTTGATGGAAGCTGGTAGACTTGCAGCTGAATATTTAGTTTCCAAGGGATTGTTACCTCAAAATGCACTTTCTGGTAAGTGGCAGAATGGTAGTTTGAGGAAGCAAGCTGGAGATTATCAAGATTTTAGGGTACAAGAGGACCTTACACAGGAGGGCAGAACATCTGCCCATTCCCGCCTAGGAAGCGTTGGTTCTGATGCTGGAGCAGGTAGGAGAAGGTATTCTGATGACTTCAATTCGAGGAGCCATGTAAGAGGTAGGAGGAAAGGAGAGTATTATCATCGCAGTTATAGTTCAGAGTGGGGCAGAGAATATGGGAGGAGTGGGTCGTGGTCAGATAGAAATCGGATGTCTCTTGATATGGAGGGGCCTGATGACTCTATTTCTGGAAATTATGAAGAGCATCAAGTCGGTGAAGATGTTGGTGATGGGAAGTTTGGTCAGAGTGCGTCAGCACTAGAAACTGAGGAAGCAACTGATATTGAATCAGGAGCAGAGTTCAACAATGCAGATGAAATGGGTTCCAAGGCAAGTTCTTTTAGCAATGGGAAAGATGAGACTGATGGGGAACCTTCCAAGGTGTCTGATGATTTGACAAACTTGAATTCTGGGAATGAGGAGATGGACTACGATCATGGTCATGAAACTGAGACACAAAGTATTTCCGAGGACTTAACTATCCAGCCCTGTGCAGTAGAGGGTGATCTCTCTAGCAAGCATGGATCTGATTTACTAACATTCTGCAAATTTGTGAAGGTCCCAACCAGAACACGCTCTGCATTGACATACAGGTCCCCCCAGGTTGACCAAGTTCCTAATAAGGAAGAGGAAAATGCATCTGATATTGGGCCTCCCAAAGAGTCTGAAGTCTCAGTTCCAGATGGCACTCTTGATTTCTCCACAGCTGATTCACTACCAAATATGACTCGTGATTCAAAATGTGATCCTGAAATGTCTAAATTAGTGTCTGCACATTCTAATGAGGATATCAGAGAAGTAGGCCCCCCATATGGTTCTGGGCAGGGTAAATGCATGAGGTCTCAATCCTTTCCAGAGAGAGCTTTTAAGTGTGACAGTGAACAAGAATCAAGTCAGGGGATTGCAGGCTTTGGAAGGTCCACATCGGTTAAGGAGAGAGGTGAGAAACGAACTGCTGAAGATGACATGAATGGGGAATCCAAGAAGACGAGAGAATGGCTTCCATCCTTGGTTAGCACAGCTCATGACCATCTTCATCTCTCTAATTTAAGTCAAAATCAAGATAGTTCACAAGCAGGGAACGCATCACCTGATCATCCAATGATTGTTGCTGTCACTCGAGACAACTTGGTGAATAgtcatcaatttccaaagtcaggTGGTGAACCAAGTGCTGATTATGCGCAAGAGAAACAACTTTTTCCGAGTTCGTTTAAGATCTGTGACCTCAATTTAATGGAAGCTGCTGATATGAATGATTATCATTGTAATGACCCAGTACTTGTGTACCCGTCTATGCCAGCAATCAAAGAGGAAGCAGCACGGGTTGACATTGATTTGTCAATAAGCAATGCAAATAATGGCAAACATATTGAAGTCATTGATTTGGAGAATGATTCCAGCTTAGAAGATAAGGCTTTTGATAATTCACAGCGAAA GGAAACAACATTTACTGGCACAGAAGGGTTTCCCAATAATGCACAGAATGCTGGAGATATAAGTGAGGTTCCAGATAGCTATGATGGTCTTATGATTTCTGAGTTTCTCAACACTTTTTCAAACTGTAATTCAGTAAGAGAGGACATCAATCCACTGCAGAATGAGATGAGTCTTCATAATGGAGAG GGGAATCTTGGTGATGATGACTCCATTTACATGTCGCTGGGAGAAATACCATTAAGTATGCCAGATATTTAA
- the LOC110672165 gene encoding uncharacterized protein At4g26450 isoform X1 translates to MHARHRSPGNGYRSSSMGMGASRISPDSSARGHGFYNSEYRSFNNRGFGRGQGHPKTFQQPPQPPPRKGDILMEAGRLAAEYLVSKGLLPQNALSGKWQNGSLRKQAGDYQDFRVQEDLTQEGRTSAHSRLGSVGSDAGAGRRRYSDDFNSRSHVRGRRKGEYYHRSYSSEWGREYGRSGSWSDRNRMSLDMEGPDDSISGNYEEHQVGEDVGDGKFGQSASALETEEATDIESGAEFNNADEMGSKASSFSNGKDETDGEPSKVSDDLTNLNSGNEEMDYDHGHETETQSISEDLTIQPCAVEGDLSSKHGSDLLTFCKFVKVPTRTRSALTYRSPQVDQVPNKEEENASDIGPPKESEVSVPDGTLDFSTADSLPNMTRDSKCDPEMSKLVSAHSNEDIREVGPPYGSGQGKCMRSQSFPERAFKCDSEQESSQGIAGFGRSTSVKERGEKRTAEDDMNGESKKTREWLPSLVSTAHDHLHLSNLSQNQDSSQAGNASPDHPMIVAVTRDNLVNSHQFPKSGGEPSADYAQEKQLFPSSFKICDLNLMEAADMNDYHCNDPVLVYPSMPAIKEEAARVDIDLSISNANNGKHIEVIDLENDSSLEDKAFDNSQRKETTFTGTEGFPNNAQNAGDISEVPDSYDGLMISEFLNTFSNCNSVREDINPLQNEMSLHNGEGNLGDDDSIYMSLGEIPLSFIPAWEQPTPQEYGKPF, encoded by the exons ATGCATGCTAGGCACCGAAGTCCTGGAAATGGTTACAGGTCTAGTTCTATGGGGATGGGTGCCTCAAGGATATCCCCAGATAGTTCAGCCAGAGGCCATGGGTTTTACAATTCTGAGTACAGAAGCTTCAATAATCGTGGCTTTGGCCGTGGCCAGGGCCATCCCAAAACTTTTCAACAGCCACCCCAGCCACCACCACGCAAAGGAGACATTTTGATGGAAGCTGGTAGACTTGCAGCTGAATATTTAGTTTCCAAGGGATTGTTACCTCAAAATGCACTTTCTGGTAAGTGGCAGAATGGTAGTTTGAGGAAGCAAGCTGGAGATTATCAAGATTTTAGGGTACAAGAGGACCTTACACAGGAGGGCAGAACATCTGCCCATTCCCGCCTAGGAAGCGTTGGTTCTGATGCTGGAGCAGGTAGGAGAAGGTATTCTGATGACTTCAATTCGAGGAGCCATGTAAGAGGTAGGAGGAAAGGAGAGTATTATCATCGCAGTTATAGTTCAGAGTGGGGCAGAGAATATGGGAGGAGTGGGTCGTGGTCAGATAGAAATCGGATGTCTCTTGATATGGAGGGGCCTGATGACTCTATTTCTGGAAATTATGAAGAGCATCAAGTCGGTGAAGATGTTGGTGATGGGAAGTTTGGTCAGAGTGCGTCAGCACTAGAAACTGAGGAAGCAACTGATATTGAATCAGGAGCAGAGTTCAACAATGCAGATGAAATGGGTTCCAAGGCAAGTTCTTTTAGCAATGGGAAAGATGAGACTGATGGGGAACCTTCCAAGGTGTCTGATGATTTGACAAACTTGAATTCTGGGAATGAGGAGATGGACTACGATCATGGTCATGAAACTGAGACACAAAGTATTTCCGAGGACTTAACTATCCAGCCCTGTGCAGTAGAGGGTGATCTCTCTAGCAAGCATGGATCTGATTTACTAACATTCTGCAAATTTGTGAAGGTCCCAACCAGAACACGCTCTGCATTGACATACAGGTCCCCCCAGGTTGACCAAGTTCCTAATAAGGAAGAGGAAAATGCATCTGATATTGGGCCTCCCAAAGAGTCTGAAGTCTCAGTTCCAGATGGCACTCTTGATTTCTCCACAGCTGATTCACTACCAAATATGACTCGTGATTCAAAATGTGATCCTGAAATGTCTAAATTAGTGTCTGCACATTCTAATGAGGATATCAGAGAAGTAGGCCCCCCATATGGTTCTGGGCAGGGTAAATGCATGAGGTCTCAATCCTTTCCAGAGAGAGCTTTTAAGTGTGACAGTGAACAAGAATCAAGTCAGGGGATTGCAGGCTTTGGAAGGTCCACATCGGTTAAGGAGAGAGGTGAGAAACGAACTGCTGAAGATGACATGAATGGGGAATCCAAGAAGACGAGAGAATGGCTTCCATCCTTGGTTAGCACAGCTCATGACCATCTTCATCTCTCTAATTTAAGTCAAAATCAAGATAGTTCACAAGCAGGGAACGCATCACCTGATCATCCAATGATTGTTGCTGTCACTCGAGACAACTTGGTGAATAgtcatcaatttccaaagtcaggTGGTGAACCAAGTGCTGATTATGCGCAAGAGAAACAACTTTTTCCGAGTTCGTTTAAGATCTGTGACCTCAATTTAATGGAAGCTGCTGATATGAATGATTATCATTGTAATGACCCAGTACTTGTGTACCCGTCTATGCCAGCAATCAAAGAGGAAGCAGCACGGGTTGACATTGATTTGTCAATAAGCAATGCAAATAATGGCAAACATATTGAAGTCATTGATTTGGAGAATGATTCCAGCTTAGAAGATAAGGCTTTTGATAATTCACAGCGAAA GGAAACAACATTTACTGGCACAGAAGGGTTTCCCAATAATGCACAGAATGCTGGAGATATAAGTGAGGTTCCAGATAGCTATGATGGTCTTATGATTTCTGAGTTTCTCAACACTTTTTCAAACTGTAATTCAGTAAGAGAGGACATCAATCCACTGCAGAATGAGATGAGTCTTCATAATGGAGAG GGGAATCTTGGTGATGATGACTCCATTTACATGTCGCTGGGAGAAATACCATTAA